The genomic window tgaatttgtcatgcaataccttctataacTCCACTCAACTCAACGTCACATTTTTCTtggtctggatcattcagtcactgttcccattagagctggtttacagcacagcactttttacagtgtactatctCCAGTAGTGCACACTaaaccctcatttaaacaggGCGGTCTGCAGGACtatgcacctgttgtcatttgcacaagcaatctgagtaaatcacccgcaaaccacagtccaaccccacacgcaaaattctaaaATGCGCAAGCAAATTAATACACGCAgactgggatcttagtagatctggcccctGGTCTGCAAAcccacagtccagttctggtcgtcaacaaggttattatcgttaatgaaaactaatgaaatgacgaaaactagaaatgaaaaaacattttcgctaactgaaataaataaaaactataattaaaacaaaaaacgataactaactgaaactgtattgtgtgtttacaaaactaacttgaacgtgtaaaaattatggataaattcttATGGACATATTCTTCCTGGACTCCACACCCAACACATTTGTCTTTACACTGCAGTACACAGATGACCAAAAACACCCacccacaaaacaacacaacacaaacaacaactaaaTCACCAACAAAATCTCTACATCTTCTCTTAAATgatcttatcttgttttgtcttatcttcttttctcttctcttaaattattttatcttatcttaaattatctgatcttattttatcttatcttatattctCTTAAATTATCttctcttatcttaaattatttcatcttatcttgttttatcttatcttaagtgcAGGTAAAGTCCGTGGCTGTTAAAGTGTGAGgtgttggttctgctgttctGTGCTGAATGGGGCCCTTTGTCCTGTGGGTGGGGGCAGGGTTCAGAGGGGGGGTGTAATGGGTGGGGGGGGTCTGTTGTGTGCCATGCAGCTCGAGCCCATAGATGACCCTTGTTGTTGTTTCTGCTTCAGGCCTGGCTGAGGCAGATGCCAACCAGAACAATGGCTGCATCTCGGAGAAGCCGGCGGTGACTGACTCCACGGGCGCTGAGGGCCCCCGCCAACCCTGGACCCCCGCCAGTACAGCTGACCCCGCTGACGCCGCTACGCCACGCCCCCACCTGGCCCGCCTCTTCTCCCGAGATGCCCCGGGCCGAGAGGACAACACCTTCAAAGAGCGACCCTCGGAATCGGACGAGCTGCAGACCATCCAGGAGCACAGCGGAGCGGCGTCAGAGTGCGGCTCCGACTCCCCCGAACAGGACCTAGACTAGGATCGCTTACAACCCCCCCCTTCGCCTcgttcctctgttttttttttcttccttcctctGTCGTTTACGTTCGACCGATCCTTCTTCCACCATGG from Sphaeramia orbicularis chromosome 16, fSphaOr1.1, whole genome shotgun sequence includes these protein-coding regions:
- the LOC115435182 gene encoding myelin basic protein-like, with protein sequence MTLVVVSASGLAEADANQNNGCISEKPAVTDSTGAEGPRQPWTPASTADPADAATPRPHLARLFSRDAPGREDNTFKERPSESDELQTIQEHSGAASECGSDSPEQDLD